ATCCTTCTTAATTTATTAAAAATGGGACACAACCGTGTCCCATCTATTTAGGTTGCCTATTTAATTTTATTATTCTTCAGAAGAATTTTCAATACCCTCTCCTCTTTCAAATCTTGCAAATCTCCTAATTATTATATTCTCGCCAAGTTTTGCTATTGTTTCATTGAGTAGGTCTTTTATAGTCTTCTTATCATCTCTTATATATAACTGCTCTAAAAGACAGTTTTCTTTATAAAACTTTTCAAGACGACCCTCAATAATTTTTTCAATGACCTTTTCAGGCTTTCCTTCGTTTAATGATTGTACTCTTAATATTTCTCTCTCTTTGTCAAGAACTTCTTGTGGCACATCTTCTTTTTTTATGTATTGTGGATTTGCCGCAGCTATTTGCATACATATTTCTTTAACAAAAGATTTAAAATCATCCGTATTTGCAACAAAATCCGTCTCGCAATTTACTTCAACAAGTACACCGATTCTTCCACCACCATGTACATATGATTCAACGAGACCTTCATTAGCAACTCTCCCTGCCTTTTTAGCTGCTGCTGCTAATCCTCTTTCCCGTAATAAGTCTATTGCTTTTTCAATATCACCATTAGAATCTGTTAGTGCTCTTTTGCAATCCATCATACCTGCGCCGGTACGTTCTCTTAGTTCTTTTACCTGCTGTGCAGTAATCATTTATTTACCTCCTGTTCTTTATATAATTAGTGGTAAGGATAAATAATAATTCCTTACCACAATAAAATTATTCTTCTACTGCAGTTAATTGTTCGCCTTGCTTAGCTTCTATAACAGCATCGGCTATTTTAGAAGCAATTAATTTTACTGCACGTATTGCATCATCATTTCCTGGAATAGGATAATCAACCTCTTCAGGATCACAATTTGTATCCACAATGGCGACTACCGGGATGTCAAGATTCTTTGCTTCAGCAATTGCTATAGCTTCCTTTTTAGGGTCAACTACAAATAATGCTGCAGGAATTCCCTTCATATCTTCAATTCCACCGAGATATTTCTGAAGTTTTTCTTTTTCTTTTTTTAACTGAATAACTTCTTTTTTTGGCAAAACTTCAAAAGTACCGTCTTCTTCCATCTTTTTTAATTCTTTTAATCTGTCAATTCTGCTCCTGATTGTTTTATAGTTTGTTAACATCCCACCAAGCCATCTTTGATTAACATAATACATGCCACATCTTTCGGCTTCTTCTTTTACTGAATCCTGAGCCTGCTTTTTGGTACCAACGAAAAGAATCGTTCCATTATCAGACACAACTTGTTTTATAAATTCATAAGCCTCTTCAATCTTTTTTACCGTCTTTTGTAAGTCTATAATATATATTCCGTTTCTTTCGGTAAAAATGTACGGAGCCATTTTGGGGTTCCATCTTCTTGTCTGGTGACCAAAATGCACGCCTGCTTCTAAAAGTTGTTTCATTGATATAACTGACATATTTTCACCTCCTGGTTATTCCTCCGTTCAAATCATCTTATAAAAAAACCTTATAAGGCACCAATTTTTATAATCATTGAACGTGTGTTATCCACAAATTAATATATTATATAATAATTAAAATGTCAATATATTTTTCATATTTTAATATCTATATGTCCTAAAAGTGTCTTTTTATTATTCTTTGAATAGTTCTTTTTCTTTATTCTGTCTTTATTATTTTTTATATACAATTTTGCTGTTTCATTTGTCTTATTTGTCCTACTTTTTTTTATGTCGTTTTCGTGATTTATCATTTCAGCAAATTGTTCTACATATATATCTTGCCTTTGAATTTCTACCTGCTTTATATTGCTTATTTCAACCATTTTTGGTATGGCTACCTGTAAATCAATAGGATTAACCGTCATTATAAATCTCCCCCTTACCCATATGGTAAAATCTTGATATCAGCTTCATCCTTTATAAATGTAACATATTTAATAGGTTCTTTTATTTTTTGCGAAACATCATCAATTGTTATTTTTGTACCTGGATAAACTGTATCAAGTACTTTTATTATACCATATGTTTCATCTTTTGTAATTAAATTTAGTTCCTCATATTCCTCATAAAGTTGTTTATTATCAAAATTCAATTTAGATAAGGATAATAATGATTTTTCATATATATTTTTTTTATCTTCAGGTATTCCATTTTTCTCAAGGTACAAAATTATTTTATTTAAATCATCTATTGACTTTTTATTTTCTTTAATTTTTTTTATAATTTCTTCTTTTCTTTTTCTTTTTTCCGGTGATATACCTACTTTTAATTCTGTTTGTGCATACATTTTAGAACCAACATTGATTGCATGTATTTCTTTTGTTGCAATAACTACACTTCCAACTATTAATCCCTTATTTCCTATTAACTTCACTGATCGATTACTTTTAACATTGCTGTATATAATTGCTTCACAGGTTATATCACCTTCAGCAACAATATCACAATTTTGTATATATTTTGATATAATATTGCCGCCAGAAGTTATTTTTGCTTTGCCATTACCCTGTATTCCTCTATGTATAATAATGTTCCCCTTAGCTACTATTGTTGAACCCTCTACAACACCATATATTTCAATGTCTCCTTCGCTTTCGATTGTAAACCCAGAACTTATATTTTTATATATTTTAAGGCTTGCAAACGTTTTTATATTTCCTGTTGAAGTATCAACATCCTTAACTTCTATAAGTGGGGTTACATCTATTCCAACATTTTTTTTAGTAATATGACCATCAATAGAAGAATACAAACTATCATCTTTTATATAAGTATTTTTCCCTATTGGGAGTTTTACATCTCTACCGTCTTTTGCTTTTATGACTTCACCAAATATATTTTTACCATCTTTTCCCATCTCTGGTTTTGTCTTTTTAGCGAGAATTTGATCCTTTTTAACGTTTTTAAATATTTGTAAATCTTTATAGTCGACTCTTCCATCATCAAGTACTTTAGGTTCAAAATTTTTATCGAGGTCTACAAAAAAATCTATCTTCCCATCTTTCCCGTTAACTGGTTTAATCCCTTGTGCAACTAAATATCTTTTTCCTACAATATGTTCATTACATAAATTCATGATATTATCATAGTTTATGCCATAATTTATATTATATCCTTTTATTATGTTCAAAACCTTCTCCTGATTTAACATTTCTCCGTTCAAATCCTCTTTTATTGTGATATATGCTTCCATTCTATCTTTTGTTATATCTATCTTATAAGAATATTTAGTATTATGCACTTTAATGGCCTCCAGTTCACTTAAACAAAATCTGTTAACCTTTCTCTTAATTTTTTTATTGCCTTGGAATGTATTTGTGATATTCGTGATTCTGTTAATCCAAGAATTTTGCTTATCTCCTTATAATTCAAATCTTCAAAATAATAAAGTGTGACAATAAGTCTTTCTTTTTCTTGCAACATGTCTATAGCTTTGGCAATATTATTCTTTAAGTCAGATGACAAAACCTCATCTTCTGGATTTATTATCTCAACATCAGATACAGATGAAATCTTTAAATTATTCTCGATAACTTCGTCAAGAGAACTTATATACCCAGCATTCATATAACTAAGAGTTTTTAATACATCGTTCTTTGATATACCGGTAGCAGCCATTATTTCATCGATAGATGGTTCTCTCTTAAATTCTTGTTCCAATGTTTCAATAGTCTTTTCAATATTCTTATATCTTTTCTTTAAGCTTCTCGGAATCCAATCCTTTTTTCTTAGATAATCGATTATTTCTCCTTTTATTCTAATTGATGCATATGTTTCAAATTTTACACCCTTCGTTATGTCATATCTATTAACGGCATCAATAAGTCCTATCATTCCTTGGCTCACTAGGTCATCAATATCTTCCTTACTTACATCTGAAATACATATTCTTTTAACTATATGTTTAACAAGAGGCATATATTTTACTATTATATCGTTTTTAACACTATCATCTCTAAATTTTGTATATTTAACCCATAAATCTTGTTCGAGAATTGACATTTTAATACATTCCTTTCATGCCTTAAATGAATTTTATTCCATGCCCTATAGTTTTTACTAATAACTTACCATTTTCAGAATTAAATTCTATAGTTCTGCCATAGTTTCCGCCTGTATCCTCGGATATTATCGGAATCTTTAAAGAGTTCAAAACTTCTCTTGTTGCAATTACATTTCGTGTCCCAATGTTCATAATATCTAAATTTGCCTTAGTTGCGAACATCTGTGCGCCACCAGCTATTTTGCTGATTATTTTTCTTCTATTTGCGCCAATTTCAATCATCATATCAATTAATGTATATATACCTGTATCTGCAAATTTTAATTTATTTGTATTGTTATTGCTTTTCGTACTATATGGTAGCATTATATGTACAAGACCCGATATTTTAGTTAATGTATCAAATAAAACAATGCCAACACATGAACCAAGACCTACAGTTATTAATTTGCCCGGATATTTTGTTATTTTAGCATCTGCCATTCCAACCCTCAAAATAAAATTATCCATCTAATTCAACTCCAAGTGCGTTAAGTATTTTATCAAAAGATTCTATATCCGGTATCAAAAAGAAATCGCCCTTAATTAATCTATTATCTTCAAAAAATTCAGTCTCTATAAACAAAATTTTATCTGATAGTTCACCAAATTTGATTGCAGGTACACTTAATATAGCGCCGGCCATATCTATACTTATTGCTGGAGGTGATATCTTCATTTCAAGAGACGTTAAAGTAGATAAGGAAGATATATAACTGCCTGCCATTATATTTCCAATCTCTTGAAGTGCTGATTTTTCTATATCATTAAATTCCCCTTTTACATTTACACCTATAAGGTATTCTACTAAATATGAAGCGCTATCAACATCAAGGGAAAATAAAATATTGCCTTTTACACTACCTTCAAGGTCAAAGTATACACCAATAATAATAGCATCTGGAGAACCAAAAATATCTTCTATTTCACTAAAATCCATTATTTTAACAGAGGGAATTTTCATATCAATTCTTTTGCCAATAATCGATGCTAAAGCAGTAATCGCATTTCCAGAACCTATATTTCCAAGTTCTTTTAGTATGTCAAGATATTTTTCATTTAATTTATCAATGTTCATTTTTTCACTTCCTGTTGTGTTGTTAATTTATCAGTATCAAATATAAGTAATATTCTTTTATCAACTTTTCCTATCCTGCTAATAAAACTATCCCTTTTATATAAATTACTATTTACATCTATCGTATCAATGTTTTCTTCTGGTATCTCTATAACTTCATTTGCGCTATCAACAATAATTCCTAGTATAACATCATTATTTCTTATTATAACAATCCTTGTATTCTCATTCCAATTGCTTTCCTTTAATCCTAATCTCATTCTCAAAGAAATAACAGGTATTATTTCGCCTCTTAAATTGACAACACCCTTAACAAATAATGGAGCTTTCGGAACTCTTGTTATTTTCATCATCTTTTCTATTGATTGCACCCTATCAATATCTATTCCATATTCTTCACTTTCTAATTTTGTTATTACAAATAAACTCATCTACTACACCTCCTTAAAATAAGTTATTAGAGTCTATTATCAATGCAACTTGCCCATCTCCGAGTATTGTCGCACCAGCAATTATTTTTACATTATTCAAATATTTCCCAAGAGGTTTTATAACAATTTCTTGCTGTCCAATAAGTTCATCTACATTACAAGCCGCCAAATTTTCGCCCTTTTTGATTATTACACATACAAAGTTTTCGTGATCGTTTTTAGATTCAATATCAAGAACATTATTAAGCCTTATTAGTGGTATTACCCTTCCCCTATATATAACAACTTCTTTACCTTGTACCAAATGTATTTCATTGTTATTTTTATTTACTATTTCCGATATGGAATTTAATGGAAAAGCATATTTCTCACTTCCGATTTTTACCAATAATGCTTGGATAATTGCCAATGTCAATGGCAATTTAATAATAAATTTCGTACCTTTATCAACTTCTGTTTCAACTTCAATAGTTCCGTTTAATGATTCTATTTTATTTTTAACAACATCGAGTCCTACACCTCTACCAGATATATCAGATACTGTATCAGATGTGCTAAAACCCGGTTCAAACAGCAACTTGATAAGGCGATCTTTTGATATTTGAGCCAATTCATCATTTGACAGCAAGCCCCTTTCTAGAGCCTTATTTTTAACTTTTTCAAAATTTATTCCAGCACCATCGTCAGTAACTTCAATAATTACGTTATTTCCTTCATGGTATGCCTTAAGATTAATAGTTCCATTTTCAGGTTTTCTTTTATTTATTCTAATATCAGGTGTTTCTATACCGTGATCTATAGAATTTCTAATAATATGTACAAGTGGATCCCCAATCTCATCTATGACAGTACGATCAACCTCTGTCTCCTGTCCAAACATATTCAATATTATTTTTTTATTTAATTCTCTTGACAGATCCCGAACCATTCTTGGAAAGCGGTTAAATACCCTTTCAACAGGTACCATCCTCACTTTCGTAACAGCATCATGTAAATTTGTAGTTATTCTTTCTAAATATTCAATTGTCGAAATAGTATCAGGGTTTTTTTCATTAGATTCTATTCCTTCCAATCGGGTTTTAATAATAATAAGTTCACTTACTAAATTCATTAGATTATCTAATCTTCCAATGTCAACTCTTACACTTTTATTAGTCTTATTATGCTTAATTTCCATATTTACATTTTGATTATTATTTTCTTCTTTTTTAGTCTCTTTAATTTCTCTAGAAAACAATATTTCTTCTATATTTATATTATTTATTTCTGATATAGAAAGCAATTTTTCCTTAATTACTTCTTTGTCAAACTTACTTATTAAATGCACTGTAAATCGATTATCAAATTTTTCATCTTCAATGTCTTCAACAGTAGGCGTCGAATCAATAATATCACCAAGATTATCAAGAGTATTAAAAACGATAAAAGCCCGCGCCGATTTCATTACACAATTCTTATCAATAACTACCTCAATACTAAATGTTTTGTAACCTTGTGACACCGCTTTTTCAATGATATCTTCTTCATACAAATTCACATCTTTTTTATTGTTAGATTTTGCTGTCTCTACTTTTGTTGATGCTACCTCTTCGACTGTTGAATTAATAGATTCTAACATACTAATTAGATTTTCAATATTATAGGAGTCATTACCATTCTCTGAAATAATTCCAAGTATAGAACTTAATGCATCAACGCATTTAAAAAGTATATCCATTATATTGCTGTTTACTTCTATTGAGTTACTCCTTATTTCTTGCAAAATATCTTCCATTTTATGGGTTAATTTAGTCATATTTTCAAACCCCATAGTTGCAGCCATTCCCTTAAGTGTATGGGCAGATCTAAAAATTTCATCGACAAGATGTGAATCATTAGAATTTTTTTCAAGATTAAGCAAATTTTTATTTAAACTTTCTATATGCTCTTCAGATTCTTCTAAAAATATCTCTAAATACTGATTGTTATCCACTTTTCTTCCTCCTTTATTTCTTAATATTCAGTTTCGCGCTTTTTTAATTTTCTTTGTTCTTCAAATATAAATGATATAATTCTTTCTCGTATTTTGTCTTCTAAGTCAATATATTGCACTGCAATTTCATATCCATCATCAACAAAATTACACCTTATAATCTTACATTTTAGCATTATTTCTTTAAAAAGCTCATTTAATTTTATATAACATAGTATTGTTGATTCTTCAGGCAATTTTTTCTTTACTTTTGCCTTAAAACCGCCTCCACTAATATCTTTAATAATACCATTTTCTACACCTTCTTCATCTTCAGATAATTTATAATTAAATTCTAAAACTTTTTCTAGTCTATAATACTGTCTTCTCTGTAATCTGGTAATATCTGTTATTTTCTTTAATTGTAATAATGATAGATTCCCAGAGAATCTGTTTATAACAATACTATCAAATGTAAACAATCCTTTTTTATTAAAATAGCTTATATTAAGCTTAGCACCTATTCTAACTGGAACAAGGTGACCATTATGTATTGGAGCTTCTATTAATAATGTTCCATCTTTTGACATATCTTCAACCTTAGATACATATGTATTTTTACTTTTCCCAATTTTTATTTCAATCTTTTGCCCCGGCTTTAAATTTAGCATCATATTCTCCCCTTTATCCTAAAAGCATCTTTTTAAATATTCCAAATAAGCCTTCTTTTGAACGATTGCTTACATTATTTGAAAGTTTTTTGGCAATATCTGTAATATCTCTTGCCGTTTTGCTAAACTGATACTTTAAAATAATTGGATTCTGTAACTTTATGCATTCACTAATTTTTGGGTCATCGTGTATGCATCCTAAATTATTTATCGTGATGCCTAAAAAATTATATAATGCGTTATTTATCTTCTCATAAACTTTGCTATATTCGTAGTTATTTTTTGTTTTATTTACAATAAGGTATAATTCTTTTTCACATAATTTATTAATTGATTTTATTAATATATAAGCATCCATTATTGATGTTGGCTCGGGAGTCGTAACTATAACTACGTCATCCGATAAATCAATAAAATTTTTAATTGTTTTGTTAATTCCAGCACCAGTATCAACTATAATGAAATCAAAGTAATTGTCAAGAATACTTAAACTATTAAAAAATATATTCAAATCTATATCACCAAGTGTAAGATCAAAATCACCACCTGTTGATATATATTTGATACCTATTGGTCCTTCATTTATTATATCGGATATTTTTTTATTTCCATATAGTACATCATACAAAGTATTTTTTGATACAACACCTAATTCAATTTCTACATTTGAAAAACCTATATCAGCGTCCATAATTAAAACGTTGTAACCCATTTTTCTAAGTGCTAGAGATATATTAACGGCAATACATGTCTTGCCAGTACCACCTTTACCACCTGTAACAGTGATTACTCGGCATCTTTTTACTCCATTATTTCTAAATAAATATCTTAACTTCTCTGCCTGATCCATATTAATTCCCCTTTAGTATATTTTGAGCAATAAGTCTCCTATCAGCTATACTAATATCATCTGGGACGATTTGTCCATTTGTTATATATGATAAAGGTTTTTTTGAATAAAATATTGAATTCAAGATTACACTATAATTATCTGTTTCATCTAATTTTGTAAAAATCAGATTATAATCATTAATAAAATCATAAGACTTAACTATATTTTTAATATCAGAATCCTTTGTAGCTGCACTTAAGCATAAATAAATTTCATCACATGAACTGTATTGCAAAAATGTCTTCAATTCATGCATTTTTCTTTCATCATTATGGCTTCTTCCCGCTGTATCAACTAATACTATGTCATACATATCAAGTTCATTATTTAACTTATGTAAATCAAATATATTATTCACTACCTTTACAGGTACTCCAAGAATATCTCCATAAATTTTTAACTGCTCAGCTCCAGCGATTCTAAATATATCGGCTGTTATCAATAGCACTTTTTTATTTTCCTTTAAAATTAAATTAGATGCAATTTTGGCAATTGTTGTTGTTTTCCCTACACCAGTAGGTCCAATAAAAATAATCCTTTTTTTATCATTAGAAAAATTTATCTTTCTCGGCGTACCTATAAAATTTATAATTCTTTTTTGCAACAATTCCATATTATTATCCGAAATATTTTCAATTCCTTCTGTTAAAATATTAGCTAAATTTTCATTGACTCCCTTACCTACAAGAAAATCAGTAGTACTAATATTTTTTTCTTCTTGTTTTACATCTTTTTTTAATGTCATTAAAAGTGATTTTATTTCATATATATCTTTGTAAAAAAGGTCATCTTTATTTATTTTATTTTCTTCAACAGCTGCTAAAACTTCTACCTTCTTTTTTTGAAATAACCCTCTAATTCCCTTATCTTTATAACTATTTTGCTGTAATATAACAGCATTGCTACCCATTTCAGTCTTTATCATTCTCATTGCCTCTTGATAATTATCAGCTATGTAGCGTTTAACCTTCATTTAACTTCACCGTCCCTAAAGAAAATACTTCAACATCTGGTAACAGTTCATTGTATGATAAAACTACTATATCCTTTGATATCTGTTCAACCAATTTTCTTAAATAAAATCTTATGATTGGTGCTGTTAAAATAATTGGTTGTTCACCTTTAATTGTTATTTTATTAATTATACTATGAATTGCCTTTACAATTTTCTGCATCATATCTGGTTGCAAGGCTAAATATGTACCATGATCCGTTTGATTGATGGCGTTTTGAATAGATTGTTCAATATTAGGATCTAATGTTATAACTTGTAATTTACCATTTTTTACGTATTTATTTGAAATAGCTCTTTTTAAGGATTGTCTAACATACTCTGTTAATACATCTGTATCTTTAGTATTCGGAGCGTAATCTTCTAATGTCTCAAGTATTGTGACCATATCCCTTATTGAGATTTCTTCCCTTAGCAAATTACGCAATACTTTTTCTATATCACCAAGATTAAGTAGTTTGGGAACAATCTCTTCTATAAGTGCCGGATTTGTTAACTTTATATTGTCAAGCAATTCTTTAACTTCTTGCCTTCCTAAAAGTTCATCTGAATGCTTTTTAATTACACTAGTTAAATGTGTAGCTAATACAGATGGAACATCTACAACTGTATATCCTAGTGACTCAGCTTTTGATTTTTCACTGTCATCAATCCATAGGGCGGGTAACCCAAATGCTGGTTCTTTCTCGCTAATGCCTTTTAGATCGCTGCTTAAATCTCCAGCATGCATACATAAATATCTATTTACGTATACTTTCCCTCTTCCTACCTCTGTACCTCGAATTTTAATAATATATTCATTAGGCTTAAGTTGAATATTATCTCTTAATCTTACCATCGGTACAACTATACCAAGATCTAGGGCAATTTGTCTTCTTATCATAACAATTCTATCAAGTAACTCATTGCTTGCAATCGGTATTAGTTCGTAACCAAATTCTAGTTCTATAGGATCTACCTGTAAAAGATCGTAAGCATGTTTTGGATCTCTTATATCTTCCAGTTCTTTTACATCCTCATTCTTTTCTTGTTCATCTACATTATTTTTTCTTCTATTTGAAAATCCAAGATATCCAAATAGTGAT
This portion of the Thermoanaerobacterium sp. RBIITD genome encodes:
- a CDS encoding chemotaxis protein CheA, whose translation is MDNNQYLEIFLEESEEHIESLNKNLLNLEKNSNDSHLVDEIFRSAHTLKGMAATMGFENMTKLTHKMEDILQEIRSNSIEVNSNIMDILFKCVDALSSILGIISENGNDSYNIENLISMLESINSTVEEVASTKVETAKSNNKKDVNLYEEDIIEKAVSQGYKTFSIEVVIDKNCVMKSARAFIVFNTLDNLGDIIDSTPTVEDIEDEKFDNRFTVHLISKFDKEVIKEKLLSISEINNINIEEILFSREIKETKKEENNNQNVNMEIKHNKTNKSVRVDIGRLDNLMNLVSELIIIKTRLEGIESNEKNPDTISTIEYLERITTNLHDAVTKVRMVPVERVFNRFPRMVRDLSRELNKKIILNMFGQETEVDRTVIDEIGDPLVHIIRNSIDHGIETPDIRINKRKPENGTINLKAYHEGNNVIIEVTDDGAGINFEKVKNKALERGLLSNDELAQISKDRLIKLLFEPGFSTSDTVSDISGRGVGLDVVKNKIESLNGTIEVETEVDKGTKFIIKLPLTLAIIQALLVKIGSEKYAFPLNSISEIVNKNNNEIHLVQGKEVVIYRGRVIPLIRLNNVLDIESKNDHENFVCVIIKKGENLAACNVDELIGQQEIVIKPLGKYLNNVKIIAGATILGDGQVALIIDSNNLF
- a CDS encoding FapA family protein — encoded protein: MHNTKYSYKIDITKDRMEAYITIKEDLNGEMLNQEKVLNIIKGYNINYGINYDNIMNLCNEHIVGKRYLVAQGIKPVNGKDGKIDFFVDLDKNFEPKVLDDGRVDYKDLQIFKNVKKDQILAKKTKPEMGKDGKNIFGEVIKAKDGRDVKLPIGKNTYIKDDSLYSSIDGHITKKNVGIDVTPLIEVKDVDTSTGNIKTFASLKIYKNISSGFTIESEGDIEIYGVVEGSTIVAKGNIIIHRGIQGNGKAKITSGGNIISKYIQNCDIVAEGDITCEAIIYSNVKSNRSVKLIGNKGLIVGSVVIATKEIHAINVGSKMYAQTELKVGISPEKRKRKEEIIKKIKENKKSIDDLNKIILYLEKNGIPEDKKNIYEKSLLSLSKLNFDNKQLYEEYEELNLITKDETYGIIKVLDTVYPGTKITIDDVSQKIKEPIKYVTFIKDEADIKILPYG
- the flhA gene encoding flagellar biosynthesis protein FlhA, with the translated sequence MKFSDLIAAIFVVGIILIIIIPVPSIFLDFLLILNISISIIILLTTMYVKDSMEFSIFPSILLITTLMRLSLNISSSRLILTNGFAGNVIHAFGSFVIGNNPIVGFLIFIIIAIVQFIVITKGAERVSEVSARFTLDAMPGKQMSIDADLNAGIINDREAKERRNKIQEEAKFFGSMDGASKFVKGDAIVGIIITVINIIAGLIIGMTMKGMDINQAVNTYTILTVGDGLVSQLPALLISTATGIIVTRSASDTNMGNEVMKQLSREPRVLQITGVLLILMAFVPMLPAIPLLIMGSLFGYLGFSNRRKNNVDEQEKNEDVKELEDIRDPKHAYDLLQVDPIELEFGYELIPIASNELLDRIVMIRRQIALDLGIVVPMVRLRDNIQLKPNEYIIKIRGTEVGRGKVYVNRYLCMHAGDLSSDLKGISEKEPAFGLPALWIDDSEKSKAESLGYTVVDVPSVLATHLTSVIKKHSDELLGRQEVKELLDNIKLTNPALIEEIVPKLLNLGDIEKVLRNLLREEISIRDMVTILETLEDYAPNTKDTDVLTEYVRQSLKRAISNKYVKNGKLQVITLDPNIEQSIQNAINQTDHGTYLALQPDMMQKIVKAIHSIINKITIKGEQPIILTAPIIRFYLRKLVEQISKDIVVLSYNELLPDVEVFSLGTVKLNEG
- the tsf gene encoding translation elongation factor Ts; translation: MITAQQVKELRERTGAGMMDCKRALTDSNGDIEKAIDLLRERGLAAAAKKAGRVANEGLVESYVHGGGRIGVLVEVNCETDFVANTDDFKSFVKEICMQIAAANPQYIKKEDVPQEVLDKEREILRVQSLNEGKPEKVIEKIIEGRLEKFYKENCLLEQLYIRDDKKTIKDLLNETIAKLGENIIIRRFARFERGEGIENSSEE
- a CDS encoding AAA family ATPase, with protein sequence MDQAEKLRYLFRNNGVKRCRVITVTGGKGGTGKTCIAVNISLALRKMGYNVLIMDADIGFSNVEIELGVVSKNTLYDVLYGNKKISDIINEGPIGIKYISTGGDFDLTLGDIDLNIFFNSLSILDNYFDFIIVDTGAGINKTIKNFIDLSDDVVIVTTPEPTSIMDAYILIKSINKLCEKELYLIVNKTKNNYEYSKVYEKINNALYNFLGITINNLGCIHDDPKISECIKLQNPIILKYQFSKTARDITDIAKKLSNNVSNRSKEGLFGIFKKMLLG
- a CDS encoding FliA/WhiG family RNA polymerase sigma factor encodes the protein MSILEQDLWVKYTKFRDDSVKNDIIVKYMPLVKHIVKRICISDVSKEDIDDLVSQGMIGLIDAVNRYDITKGVKFETYASIRIKGEIIDYLRKKDWIPRSLKKRYKNIEKTIETLEQEFKREPSIDEIMAATGISKNDVLKTLSYMNAGYISSLDEVIENNLKISSVSDVEIINPEDEVLSSDLKNNIAKAIDMLQEKERLIVTLYYFEDLNYKEISKILGLTESRISQIHSKAIKKLRERLTDFV
- a CDS encoding flagellar brake protein yields the protein MLNLKPGQKIEIKIGKSKNTYVSKVEDMSKDGTLLIEAPIHNGHLVPVRIGAKLNISYFNKKGLFTFDSIVINRFSGNLSLLQLKKITDITRLQRRQYYRLEKVLEFNYKLSEDEEGVENGIIKDISGGGFKAKVKKKLPEESTILCYIKLNELFKEIMLKCKIIRCNFVDDGYEIAVQYIDLEDKIRERIISFIFEEQRKLKKRETEY
- a CDS encoding chemotaxis protein CheW, encoding MSLFVITKLESEEYGIDIDRVQSIEKMMKITRVPKAPLFVKGVVNLRGEIIPVISLRMRLGLKESNWNENTRIVIIRNNDVILGIIVDSANEVIEIPEENIDTIDVNSNLYKRDSFISRIGKVDKRILLIFDTDKLTTQQEVKK
- a CDS encoding chemotaxis protein CheC — encoded protein: MNIDKLNEKYLDILKELGNIGSGNAITALASIIGKRIDMKIPSVKIMDFSEIEDIFGSPDAIIIGVYFDLEGSVKGNILFSLDVDSASYLVEYLIGVNVKGEFNDIEKSALQEIGNIMAGSYISSLSTLTSLEMKISPPAISIDMAGAILSVPAIKFGELSDKILFIETEFFEDNRLIKGDFFLIPDIESFDKILNALGVELDG
- a CDS encoding chemotaxis protein CheD, giving the protein MDNFILRVGMADAKITKYPGKLITVGLGSCVGIVLFDTLTKISGLVHIMLPYSTKSNNNTNKLKFADTGIYTLIDMMIEIGANRRKIISKIAGGAQMFATKANLDIMNIGTRNVIATREVLNSLKIPIISEDTGGNYGRTIEFNSENGKLLVKTIGHGIKFI
- a CDS encoding DEAD/DEAH box helicase family protein, encoding MKVKRYIADNYQEAMRMIKTEMGSNAVILQQNSYKDKGIRGLFQKKKVEVLAAVEENKINKDDLFYKDIYEIKSLLMTLKKDVKQEEKNISTTDFLVGKGVNENLANILTEGIENISDNNMELLQKRIINFIGTPRKINFSNDKKRIIFIGPTGVGKTTTIAKIASNLILKENKKVLLITADIFRIAGAEQLKIYGDILGVPVKVVNNIFDLHKLNNELDMYDIVLVDTAGRSHNDERKMHELKTFLQYSSCDEIYLCLSAATKDSDIKNIVKSYDFINDYNLIFTKLDETDNYSVILNSIFYSKKPLSYITNGQIVPDDISIADRRLIAQNILKGN
- the rpsB gene encoding 30S ribosomal protein S2 codes for the protein MSVISMKQLLEAGVHFGHQTRRWNPKMAPYIFTERNGIYIIDLQKTVKKIEEAYEFIKQVVSDNGTILFVGTKKQAQDSVKEEAERCGMYYVNQRWLGGMLTNYKTIRSRIDRLKELKKMEEDGTFEVLPKKEVIQLKKEKEKLQKYLGGIEDMKGIPAALFVVDPKKEAIAIAEAKNLDIPVVAIVDTNCDPEEVDYPIPGNDDAIRAVKLIASKIADAVIEAKQGEQLTAVEE